A genomic region of Metopolophium dirhodum isolate CAU chromosome 1, ASM1992520v1, whole genome shotgun sequence contains the following coding sequences:
- the LOC132936887 gene encoding copper homeostasis protein cutC homolog, whose protein sequence is MEICVDSVESAINAVNGGAHRLELCSALSEGGLTPSLGLLKTLKTMVSIPIFVMLRPRCGYDFQYSDLEIRVILEDCTLFKNAGADGFVFGALTSTGYIDIDACVSVILTAQPLPVTFHRAFDVATQDPIEMAQEIADLGFKRLLTSGRSPVAVDGQWLIKALIETMKNRLIIMPGAGIQVENLKDILGTTLAHEFHGSAKEVKQYPNKNNTKLHSIYKEAPIYVTGRDTVQKLLNIYKNHLKLE, encoded by the coding sequence ATGGAGATCTGTGTTGATAGTGTGGAATCTGCTATTAATGCGGTTAATGGAGGAGCTCATAGATTAGAGCTATGCAGTGCACTAAGTGAAGGAGGATTAACACCATCATTGGGacttttgaaaacattaaaaaccatGGTTTCAATTCCTATTTTTGTTATGCTTAGACCAAGGTGTGGTTATGATTTCCAATATTCAGATTTAGAAATTAGAGTTATTCTTGAAGATTGTACTTTATTCAAAAATGCTGGAGCTGATGGATTCGTATTTGGTGCTCTTACTTCAACCGGTTATATTGATATTGATGCGTGTGTTTCAGTAATTTTAACGGCTCAACCATTACCTGTTACATTCCATCGTGCATTTGACGTAGCTACCCAAGATCCAATCGAAATGGCACAAGAAATAGCTGATTTGGGTTTTAAACGCTTACTAACCAGTGGTAGAAGTCCTGTAGCAGTTGATGGACAGTGGTTAATTAAAGCTTTGATCGAAACCATGAAAAATCGTCTAATTATAATGCCTGGAGCTGGTATTCAAGTTGAAAATCTTAAAGATATCCTCGGCACTACATTAGCACATGAATTTCACGGATCAGCAAAGGAAGTGAAACaatatccaaataaaaataatacaaaattgcaTTCAATTTATAAAGAAGCCCCCATTTATGTTACAGGTCGTGATACTGTacaaaaattacttaatatttataaaaatcatttgaaactagaataa